Within Paenibacillus albicereus, the genomic segment TCCAGCGGAGCGCGATAATCCTCCACCTCCGGATAGCGAGCGGCCATCAGCTCGCGGCTCGGCACCGCCATGCTCGTCTCGTCGGAGGCCAGGTTCAGCGCCACCGATCCGAGTCCGTCCGCCTCGACGGCGAGCCGGCACGCCTCCGCCGCATCGCGCGTGTCGATGTAGCTCCACAGGATGCGCTCGCGCTCCTCGGGCTTGTCGATCCAGGACGGGAACCGCTCGTACCACTCCGGCGGGATGACGTTGCCGAGGCGCAGCGAGACGACCTGCATGCCCGTCCGCCGATGGAACATGTCGGCCGTCAGCTCGCCGACGACCTTGGACAGGCCGTAGCTGTCCTGCGGCAGCTGAGGATGCGCCTCGTCCATCGGCACGTACTGCGGGCCGAACGGATGCACGGCGAAGCAGATGCCGTAGCTCGACTCGCTCGAGGCGACGACCGCCTTGCGGATGCCGAGGCCTGCCGCGGCCTCCAGCACGTTGTAGGTGGACATGACGTTGTTGCGGAACGTCGTCTCCGGCGGCACCATGCCCGCTCTCGGAATCGCCGCCAGATGCACGACCGCGTCGGCGCCGGCGAGCGCGCCGTAGGTCTGGCCGAGGTCCTGCAGATCGACGATGAGCGTCGGACAGAGCGGCTCCTCCGGATGGCGGGTATCGACATTGGTCACTTCATAGCCCTGCTCGAGAAAATGCTGGACGACCCAGCGGCCCAGCATGCCGCTTCCTCCGGTCACGACGACTTTTTTGCCTGCAGATGACATATCGGATCTGCCTCCTCTTGATGGTTTCCAAGGCGATGCTTCGCTCGCATGCCCGCTGCTTAGGCAGCTTCCCTTAGCTTAAACTTTGTTTAGAAGATAAACCATCTATTTCTGGACTGGGCCGACATTGGAAAAAGGAGTATGGTCTACCGATCCGAAAAGCTTACCGAAGGGAGAGGTCCGATAGAGCGCTCGCCAATCCGGCCTCCCGCGCCAGCCCATCAAGCCCCCGCCGAGGCCGGCTTGGAGGGCCTCCTCAAGAGCGGCAGCTGCAGCCACAGGATGCCGGCGATGAATACGGCCGAGCCGAGGCCGACATAGATCGTCATCGGCTCGTCGAAGAACAGCACCGACCAGAGCATCGTGAACAGCGCCTGCACGTTGCCGAGCAGCGCGGCCGCGGCGAGCGGCACGCGCTTCAGCCCTTCCGCGAACCAGACGAAGCTGAGCCCGGTGATGAGGCCGAGCGCGAGCACCGCCGCCCATGCGGCAAGCGACATGTCGCCGACGAAGCCCCAGCCGGGCTGCAGCGGCGGGAGCGGCGCCAGCAGCAGCGCGCTGACTGCGAACGCCGACAGGTTCATGCTGCCGGAATCCAGCTCGCCGACGAGGCGGCGCTGGCTGATGACATGCAGGCCCGCTCCGGTGCCTCCGAGCACGAGCAGCAGCATCGTCAGCCCGCCCGAGCCGAGCTCCTCCAGCGGCATGCCGTTCCATCCGATGAGGGCGACCCCGAGCATGCACAGCGCGGCGGCCGTCCAGCCGCGGCCGGATACGCGCTCGCGCAGCAGCCAGGCGGAGAACAGCAGGATCGCCGTCGTCTGCACCGGCGGAATCAGGATGTTGGAGTAGGAGTAGCCGAGCGTGATCGCGGCGTTCTCGAACAGATAGTTGGCGGCCTTGGCCGCGCCGCCGATCCAGATCCATTTGAGCGCCAGATGAAGCCGCAGCCCGCGTCCGCGCGCGAGCATGTAGATGCCCAGGAACAGCACGCCGAAGAAAAAGCGTCCGAACGAGATCGCGAAGCTGTCCAGCATCGGCGCCGCGGTCTTGACCAGAACGCCGACGAAGCTCCAGGCCAGCGTGGCCAGAAGCACGAGCCCATACCCCATTGCCGTTCCCCCTCTGATGCATGAAGTATAGGCGCGTACGGGACAATAGGCAAGAGAAGACGCATCGGGCGACGGCTTCGTTTCCAGCCGATTCCCTGGCGGAATCGGTTGTGAAAGGCGCTTTTCCCCGCTATAATACTGAATATACGTTCAGGATGTAAAAAGGCTAGGAAACCGGGGTGAGGCCTGTTGAACAAGAAGCAGCAGCAGACGGAGCAGACGAGGAAACGGATCGCCGACGCCGCGCGGGCGCTGTTCGTGCAGAAGGGCTACAAGGCGACGTCGATCGACGAGATCGTCAAGGCGACCGGCTCCAGCGCCGGCAACATCTACTACCATTTCAAGAGCAAGGAAGGGCTCATCCTCCATCTGCTCGACGAGTGGAACCGCGAGTGGGAGGACCACTGGCTCGCCGAGGAAGTCCGCTACGAGACGGCGGCCGGCAAGCTGTACGGCATGGCCGAGCATCTCGCGCTCGACCAGTGGAGCCATCCGCTCTCCAAGGCGGTCGACGAATTTTTCAATCTGTCCGACAAGACGACGGACGTCGAGGAGCGGATGCAAGGCATCGTGGAAGGCTACCTGGCCTTCAACCGCCAGCTGCTGCAAAAGGGCGTCGACAGCGGCGAATTCGCGATCCGGGACGTGGAGACGGCGGCGCTCCTGCTCGACAGCCTGCTGTACGGCCTCAGCCAGCATGCCAAGCGCATGACGCGAGACGAGGCTCTCGCCGCCTATCGCGCCGGGATGGACGCGTTTTTGTACGGAATCGCCGGAGCGGCCCGCTGACGGCCGCGTTTTTTTCAGCCCTTTTCTAGAACGATTATTCAGGATGTTCGCAATCCACCAGGAGGTACCTTCATCATGACGCTTTTACTGCGCAACCGCGGAGCATTCCTGCTCCTCATGCTCAATCTGTTCCTCGTCTTCACCGGCATCGGCCTCGTCATCCCGATCATGCCCAAATTCATGGAGCTGCTCGGCATCTCCGGCAGCCTCGTCGGCCTGCTCGTGGCCTCCTTCTCGCTGACGCAGCTGCTGTTCTCGCCGCTGGCGGGACGGCTCTCCGACCGGTTCGGCCGCAAGCGGCTGATCGTGCTCGGCATGACGGTGTTCGCCGTGTCCGAGGCGCTGTTCGGCTTCGCCGAGCAGCCGTGGCTGCTGTTCGCCTCGCGCCTGCTCGGCGGCGTCAGCGCCGCGCTCATCATGCCCGCCGTCATGGCCTACGCCGCGGACATCACGACGCAGGAAGAGCGCGCCGCCGGGATGGGCTACATCAACGCCGCGATTACGACCGGCTTCATCATCGGCCCCGGCATCGGCGGCTACATCGCGGAGTTCGGCCTGCGCGTGCCGTTCTACGCGGCCGGCGTCGCGGGGCTGATCGCCGCTGCGCTCACGCTGTTCGTGCTGCGCGAATCGAATCCGGCGCAGGCAGGCGCGGCCGCAGCGGACCCTACGGCGCAGCCGTCCGCAGCATCCGGCGGCCGCCGGAGCAGCCTGATCGGCCAGCTGTTGACGTCCCACCGCGAGCCGTACTTCTTCAGCCTCATCGTCGTCTTCACGCTGTCGTTCGGCCTCGCCAACTTCGAGACGGTGTTCGGCCTGTTCGTCGACCACCGGTTCGGCTTCGAGCCGAAGGACATCGCCTTCATCATCACGTTCGGCTCCATCGCCGGCGCCGTCGTACAGGTGACCACCTTCGGCTGGATCCTGAACCGGTTCGGCGAGAAGCGCGTCATCTCGATCTGTCTGCTCTTCGCCGGCGCGTTCATCCTGCTGACGCTGTTCGTGCACACGTTCTGGCTCATCTTCGCCGTGACGTTCGTCGTCTTCCTCGCGATCGACATCCTGCGTCCTGCCATCAGCACGCAGATGTCCAAGCTCGCGGGCGCCGACCAGGGCTACGTGGCCGGACTGAACTCGGCCTTCACGAGCCTCGGCAACATCGCCGGACCGATCGTCGCGGGCGTGCTGTTCGACCTCCATATCGGAGCGCCGTACGCGCTGGCAAGCATCGTGCTGCTGCTCTGCTTCGTCCTCTCGACGAGGCTGCGGAGCGGCGAGCCGGGAGCGAGCCGCTAAGGCGAACCGCTGCGGACGAGGCTCCGCGCTGCTTGAACCGCCGCAGCCGAAGTCCTTATACTGGGAATCAACAACACGCTCCTTCACCAACAAGCAAAGGGTGGTCTCTCTATGAATCCGAATCTGCGGCTGATCGTCGATACCGACACCGCGGGCGACGACGTCACGTCGCTCCTGATGGGCCTGCTCTGGCCCGGCGTGCGCATCGAAGCGATCACCACCGTCATGGGCAATATTCCGGTCGAGCAGTGCACGGCCAACGCGCTGACGACGGTCGAGGCGGCGGGACGCGGCGAGGTGCCGGTCTACCAAGGCTGCGACCGCCCGCTGCTGCGGCCGCTCGTGCAGGCGGCCTACGTCCACGGCGCGGACGGCATGGGCGAGTCGAACTTCCCGCCGCCCGAGCGTCGCGCCGAGGCCGAGCATGCCGCCAATGCGATCGTCCGGCTGCTGAACGCCCATCCGGGCGAGCTGGAGCTCGTCGCGCACGGCCCGCTCACGAATCTCGCCGTCGCGTACATGCTCGATCCGTCCATCGTCCATAAGGTCAAGAAAGTATGGGTCATGGGCGGCAGCTGCCATTTCCGGGGCAACATCACGGCGACGGCCGAGTTCAACTTCTACGTCGATCCCGAGGCGGCCCGGATCGTGTTCCAGGCCGGATTCCCGATCGTCATGATCGGCTGGGACATCTGCTGCCGCAACGCGCTCGTCGGCGGCGAGGATCTGGAGCGCCTGCAGGCGATCGACACGCCGACAGCGCGCTTCTACCGCCAGGTCAACCGCAAGGCGCTCGCCTTCAACCAAGCGAACGGCCTCGACGGCGTCACGCATCCCGACTCCATCACGATGGCGATGGCGATCCTCCCGGAGCTGCTGCTGCGCT encodes:
- a CDS encoding NAD-dependent epimerase/dehydratase family protein — protein: MSSAGKKVVVTGGSGMLGRWVVQHFLEQGYEVTNVDTRHPEEPLCPTLIVDLQDLGQTYGALAGADAVVHLAAIPRAGMVPPETTFRNNVMSTYNVLEAAAGLGIRKAVVASSESSYGICFAVHPFGPQYVPMDEAHPQLPQDSYGLSKVVGELTADMFHRRTGMQVVSLRLGNVIPPEWYERFPSWIDKPEERERILWSYIDTRDAAEACRLAVEADGLGSVALNLASDETSMAVPSRELMAARYPEVEDYRAPLEGHEALLSSEKAMRLLGWQPKHRWREQLGR
- a CDS encoding DMT family transporter; this translates as MGYGLVLLATLAWSFVGVLVKTAAPMLDSFAISFGRFFFGVLFLGIYMLARGRGLRLHLALKWIWIGGAAKAANYLFENAAITLGYSYSNILIPPVQTTAILLFSAWLLRERVSGRGWTAAALCMLGVALIGWNGMPLEELGSGGLTMLLLVLGGTGAGLHVISQRRLVGELDSGSMNLSAFAVSALLLAPLPPLQPGWGFVGDMSLAAWAAVLALGLITGLSFVWFAEGLKRVPLAAAALLGNVQALFTMLWSVLFFDEPMTIYVGLGSAVFIAGILWLQLPLLRRPSKPASAGA
- a CDS encoding TetR/AcrR family transcriptional regulator; amino-acid sequence: MNKKQQQTEQTRKRIADAARALFVQKGYKATSIDEIVKATGSSAGNIYYHFKSKEGLILHLLDEWNREWEDHWLAEEVRYETAAGKLYGMAEHLALDQWSHPLSKAVDEFFNLSDKTTDVEERMQGIVEGYLAFNRQLLQKGVDSGEFAIRDVETAALLLDSLLYGLSQHAKRMTRDEALAAYRAGMDAFLYGIAGAAR
- a CDS encoding MFS transporter, which encodes MTLLLRNRGAFLLLMLNLFLVFTGIGLVIPIMPKFMELLGISGSLVGLLVASFSLTQLLFSPLAGRLSDRFGRKRLIVLGMTVFAVSEALFGFAEQPWLLFASRLLGGVSAALIMPAVMAYAADITTQEERAAGMGYINAAITTGFIIGPGIGGYIAEFGLRVPFYAAGVAGLIAAALTLFVLRESNPAQAGAAAADPTAQPSAASGGRRSSLIGQLLTSHREPYFFSLIVVFTLSFGLANFETVFGLFVDHRFGFEPKDIAFIITFGSIAGAVVQVTTFGWILNRFGEKRVISICLLFAGAFILLTLFVHTFWLIFAVTFVVFLAIDILRPAISTQMSKLAGADQGYVAGLNSAFTSLGNIAGPIVAGVLFDLHIGAPYALASIVLLLCFVLSTRLRSGEPGASR
- a CDS encoding nucleoside hydrolase yields the protein MNPNLRLIVDTDTAGDDVTSLLMGLLWPGVRIEAITTVMGNIPVEQCTANALTTVEAAGRGEVPVYQGCDRPLLRPLVQAAYVHGADGMGESNFPPPERRAEAEHAANAIVRLLNAHPGELELVAHGPLTNLAVAYMLDPSIVHKVKKVWVMGGSCHFRGNITATAEFNFYVDPEAARIVFQAGFPIVMIGWDICCRNALVGGEDLERLQAIDTPTARFYRQVNRKALAFNQANGLDGVTHPDSITMAMAILPELLLRSQRCHVDIECQSEANRGFSAVDTRPAPENTPAWTGSERTSAEVCLEADYRLFYRMLTAVLSGDFREFA